A region from the Brachyhypopomus gauderio isolate BG-103 unplaced genomic scaffold, BGAUD_0.2 sc50, whole genome shotgun sequence genome encodes:
- the LOC143487746 gene encoding BEN domain-containing protein 5-like, translating to MFAYVQYIDDGVKNIVHIKDIKNFDPKNTEDYSAVHAYWILWKGELFAGQILMLKDTSEEIEDILGAGKRIRVPKLLERNPVESQRNSERKEIEDTAMSQKASIIEGKRASLMEILKERQSQKRIQPLCASNSQSKRQRILLDDETSSGSDDELIAKSEFDELKKKHTVLGHKYQEAISELEQLRKLNTELQKCLVSKILPENNSLPDFMDTPQTIRQSNLSPPLNTPQATVVEISQQKEQASEEERTHIGEGIYINTNQWKRVQGNSKDSLFVKELAVCIWGTNILANRSLEGKSCPTTKTTPRPPLTPHKLRALKNCFQKWLETKNLEEFELRTRAGKFGRYVTEKIQDINKKQKKQNQ from the exons atgtttgcctacgtacaatacatcgacgacggagtaaaaaatattgtacatattaaagacatcaaaaactttgacccaaaaaatacagaagactattctgcagtacacgcatactggattctgtggaaaggggagttattcgctggccaaatcttgatgctaaaag acacttctgaagaaatagaggacattctaggtgcagggaaaaggattcgggttccaaagttactggagagaaatcctgtggagagccagagaaactcagaaaggaaagaaattgaagatactgct atgtcacaaaaggcaagcattattgagggaaagcgggcctcactaatggaaattttaaaagagcggcaaagccagaaaagaatccagccactgtgtgcctctaatagtcaatcaaagaggcagaggattctgctggatgatgaaacatctagtggcagtgatgatgaattaattgccaaatctgaatttgatgaattaaagaagaagcacacagtacttgggcataaatatcaagaagccattagtgaactggaacaactgagaaaattgaacactgaactccaaaagtgtttggtctccaaaatccttcctg agaataacagccttcctgattttatggacacccctcaaacaatta ggcaatccaacttgtcacccccattaaacactcctcaagcaacagttg tagaaataagccaacagaaagagcaagcttcagaagaagaaagg acgcacattggtgaaggaatttacatcaatacaaatcagtggaagagagtccaaggaaacagcaaggacagcttgtttgtgaaggagctggcagtgtgcatttggggcacaaacattttggccaaccggagtctggagggtaaaagttgtccaacaacaaagacaacccccaggccccctctaacccctcacaaattaagagcactaaaaa attgcttccaaaagtggcttgagacaaaaaacctggaagagttcgagctaaggaccagagcaggaaaatttggacgttatgttacagaaaaaatccaagacatcaacaaaaaacaaaaaaaacaaaatcaataa
- the LOC143487779 gene encoding uncharacterized protein LOC143487779 encodes MAELEQLKREFEEMQRRLAEQSGALQQAREEQREALSLAKAVIDQQAAAQRSPTAVYIPRDRKLPEFSGSLTKPGDMSIEEWVAAMKSAFKVMKVTDEDCIELVRQQLKDEAKMTVKFMLKGEEESVDEIFSTLLKAYGDKVPIGTRLKEFYDRIQMPGETIRSYAYDLQEKLSRVLSRDSKRVPDADAVLKEQLVLGLRDDFLRREMKRRVKDEEDLTFAQLMQAAITWSEEEEVPASSGTRSSSRSRGVVNAAAATAGASPTLTLEMLHEAIEKIAARQEELYEVVHSQEKAKLQQKRPRKLPLKDSEGRYVCYTCREPGHTSRYCPRSEEVKNHAAQPKQGEATGEAAVRSPQVRQNSQDSSVVWSRTGKTVSQEVPSTLRENAFGDCLTIEVKIAGVKTNCLLDTGSEVTTITESHFKRHFEGEELMLSSASWVKLTAANGLDIPVLGCLEADIECMGRTLYGKCVFVLTDTSPDVADMKGLSGIIGMNVISGLRDLFITGGGLKPMDKHSRHTGEASVRHVLARVEKESQIIGPGGKIGFVRVAGRGAVTIPPFSEKVLEGRCRVPPKVKCQVLVEPTPRAGIPKGLMVANVLAKTEGGRVPVRVLNSSERPIRLKPRAMVASVHKPQEVLPRRMVELEESNGAVHVKVVEQGDSHPQECDANHMPIPVQVNSDALTPLQYKELLNLLEKYKDVFSKGDHDYGYTTAVTHSIPTGDAPPVKQRHRRVPPHVFQEFKKHVQSLVDQGVLRESSSPWASPAVIVVKKDGTVRFCCDYRRLNLVTCKDAYPLPRVEESLDALGNAQLFSTLDLTAGYFQVAVCEEDREKTAVTTPFGLFEWCRMPFGLCNAPATFQRLMGVVLGDLAFDTLLVYLDDIIIFSKDFESHCERLELVLTRLRHHGLKLKPSKCFLFRSEVKFLGHVISAEGVQVDDEKVRALHTWPTPRTVKEVRQVLGFMGYYRRFVPNFSHLARPLYDLLGGVKARERAPGPITWSGECQRAFESLKQCLMSPPVLAYPDLTLPFTLTTDGSLQGIGAVLSQKQGGTERVIAYASRGLRESDTGSDHVGTLRRSDRQGRGTLPWRYRNDYVLK; translated from the coding sequence ATGGCTGAGCTGGAACAGTTAAAGAGAGAGTTTGAGGAGATGCAGCGAAGGCTGGCTGAGCAGTCTGGAGCTTTGCAGCAAGctagagaggagcagagagaggcaCTCTCCCTGGCCAAGGCTGTTATAGATCAGCAAGCTGCTGCCCAGAGGAGTCCAACTGCTGTGTATATCCCTCGGGATCGCAAGCTGCCAGAGTTTAGTGGGAGCTTGACAAAGCCAGGTGACATGAGCATTGAGGAATGGGTGGCAGCGATGAAGTCTGCATTTAAAGTCATGAAGGTTACAGATGAGGATTGTATTGAACTAGTCAGGCAGCAATTAAAGGATGAAGCCAAAATGACAGTGAAGTTTATGCtgaaaggagaggaggagagtgttgaTGAAATATTCTCCACCCTTTTGAAAGCTTATGGGGACAAGGTGCCTATAGGCACAAGACTGAAGGAGTTCTATGATCGGATACAGATGCCTGGTGAGACTATCCGCTCTTACGCATACGATCTGCAAGAGAAGCTTAGTCGAGTCCTCAGTAGGGATTCCAAGCGTGTACCTGATGCTGATGCTGTGCTCAAAGAACAACTGGTACTGGGCTTAAGGGATGACTTCTTGAGGCGTGAGATGAAAAGGAGGGTAAAGGACGAGGAAGATTTAACTTTTGCCCAACTGATGCAAGCCGCTATTACCtggtctgaggaggaggaggtgccaGCATCAAGTGGCACAAGGAGTAGCTCCCGTTCTAGAGGCGTTGTGAATGCTGCTGCTGCAACTGCAGGTGCTTCCCCAACACTAACTCTTGAGATGCTACATGAGGCTATAGAAAAGATAGCTGCACGTCAGGAAGAGTTGTACGAAGTTGTTCACAGCCAAGAGAAAGCAAAGCTTCAGCAAAAGAGGCCAAGGAAGCTGCCTCTGAAAGATAGCGAAGGAAGGTATGTTTGCTATACATGCAGAGAGCCAGGCCATACCAGTCGTTACTGCCCCCGTAGCGAAGAAGTAAAAAATCATGCTGCCCAACCTAAACAGGGGGAAGCAACAGGTGAAGCTGCAGTCAGGAGCCCGCAAGTTAGACAGAACAGTCAAGACTCTTCAGTAGTCTGGAGTAGGACAGGTAAGACAGTCTCACAGGAAGTGCCTAGCACGCTTAGAGAAAATGCATTTGGGGACTGCTTAACCATTGAAGTTAAGATAGCTGGTGTGAAGACAAACTGCCTCTTAGACACGGGATCAGAGGTTACTACAATAACAGAGTCTCACTTCAAACGACATTTTGAAGGAGAAGAACTGATGCTGTCATCAGCTAGCTGGGTAAAGCTTACCGCCGCAAATGGGTTAGACATACCTGTTCTTGGATGCCTGGAGGCAGACATTGAGTGCATGGGGAGGACGCTTTAtgggaagtgtgtgtttgtgctaacAGACACCAGTCCAGATGTAGCAGACATGAAGGGGCTCTCTGGCATCATTGGAATGAATGTGATAAGTGGACTTCGAGACCTTTTCATTACAGGAGGTGGATTAAAGCCGATGGATAAGCACAGCCGACACACGGGGGAGGCGAGTGTACGACATGTGCTCGCCAGAGTTGAGAAAGAATCGCAGATTATTGGCCCTGGTGGCAAGATTGGCTTTGTTAGAGTGGCTGGAAGAGGTGCAGTTACTATTCCACCCTTTAGTGAGAAGGTACTAGAAGGCCGCTGCAGAGTGCCACCCAAGGTAAAGTGCCAAGTATTGGTGGAGCCTACACCTAGAGCAGGTATTCCGAAGGGGCTTATGGTCGCAAACGTGTTAGCCAAGACAGAAGGGGGCAGAGTGCCTGTGAGAGTGTTGAACTCGAGTGAGAGGCCCATAAGATTAAAACCCAGGGCCATGGTGGCATCAGTACATAAACCACAGGAGGTGCTACCAAGACGAATGGTGGAGCTTGAGGAGAGCAACGGGGCTGTACATGTAAAGGTGGTTGAACAGGGTGACAGTCACCCCCAGGAGTGTGATGCAAATCACATGCCTATTCCAGTCCAGGTGAACTCCGATGCCCTTACTCCATTGCAGTATAAGGAACTTTTAAACTTGCTTGAGAAGTACAAGGATGTGTTCTCGAAAGGTGACCACGACTATGGTTATACTACGGCTGTGACGCATAGTATTCCCACAGGTGATGCCCCACCCGTTAAACAGAGGCACCGGCGGGTCCCACCTCACGTGTTCCAGGAATTTAAGAAACATGTGCAAAGCCTTGTTGACCAGGGGGTCCTGAGAGAGAGTTCCAGTCCATGGGCATCCCCCGCAGTTATAGTTGTCAAAAAGGACGGGACAGTACGATTCTGTTGTGATTATAGAAGGCTGAATTTGGTCACATGTAAAGACGCATACCCCCTTCCACGAGTGGAGGAGTCACTCGACGCCCTAGGAAATGCTCAGCTGTTCTCGACACTGGATCTGACAGCAGGATATTTCCAGGTGGCAGtttgtgaggaagacagagagaagactgCTGTTACAACACCATTTGGGCTCTTTGAGTGGTGTCGTATGCCGTTTGGCCTCTGCAATGCCCCAGCCACTTTCCAACGACTTATGGGGGTGGTGCTGGGTGACCTTGCTTTTGACACATTGCTGGTGTAccttgatgacatcatcatttTTTCAAAGGACTTTGAAAGTCACTGTGAGCGACTAGAACTTGTACTCActcgtctaaggcaccatgggTTGAAGCTGAAACCTAGCAAGTGCTTCCTCTTCCGCTCAGAAGTGAAGTTCCTGGGGCATGTGATTTCTGCCGAAGGAGTCCAAGTAGATGATGAAAAGGTCAGGGCCCTGCACACATGGCCTACTCCAAGGACAGTGAAGGAAGTGAGACAGGTGCTAGGGTTCATGGGCTATTATAGACGCTTCGTACCCAATTTTTCACATTTAGCCAGGCCATTGTATGACTTGTTGGGAGGAGTGAAGGCCAGGGAGAGAGCTCCTGGACCAATCACCTGGAGTGGGGAATGCCAGAGAGCATTTGAGAGTCTCAAGCAGTGCCTAATGTCTCCACCAGTGCTTGCCTACCCAGACTTAACACTACCTTTCACACTTACCACTGATGGGAGTCTACAGGGCATAGGGGCTGTGCTTAGCCAAAAGCAGGGGGGGACAGAGCGGGTAATAGCCTACGCAAGCCGGGGCCTACGGGAGTCAGATACAGGGAGTGACCATGTTGGCACGTTGAGGCGCTCAGACAGGCAGGGCAGGGGCACGCTTCCTTGGAGGTACAGGAACGATTATGTTTTGAAATAA